The following proteins are co-located in the Desulfatitalea tepidiphila genome:
- a CDS encoding ATP-dependent helicase: MTHSGDQGQSEGKSIQFHELLNPEQLEAVTFGDGPLLVIAGAGSGKTRTLTHRVAHLVQRGVAPNTILLLSFTRKASQEMLRRASELLDRRCREVAGGTFHSFSNSILRRYSAKIGFPQGFSIMDRSDAEDLIGFIRKALDTTEQGRHLPRKSTLATLFSRAINKNTTLEEIIYEDYPHFGFQIDLINKIWIGYQNRKRELSLLDFDDLLVYFHRLLSENPDVRDRLTTSYTHILVDEYQDTNFIQAEIVSLLAGKNENIMVVGDDAQSIYAFRGANYKNIIEFPNRFPGTRLIKLEENYRSLQPILDLANAVIEPATEKYSKCLFTRRGGGDLPVLVASASENAQSRYVTQEILRLRNEGVALDRIAVLFRASFQAFDLEVELNRAAISYVKVGGFKFTESAHIKDILAHLRIFAAPQDQLSWTRVLLLVEKIGPATALRIYTAVLKEGAGPTGLLSAKLKMKPNAGFDRLKQLIAAMDATPHPISRWGEIVLEYYKPYLETAYDDHPRRLRDLEQLISIMERYDRLDDFLDDMALDPPNDSVANGLAPTDSHRNQLVLSTIHSAKGLEWHTVFIIWALDGRFPSIQAIDNPDTLEEERRLMYVAITRAQQSLHITYPVQIFDRATQSLLYEPSRFLEDAPEALLKRRFFTPH; encoded by the coding sequence ATGACCCATAGCGGAGACCAAGGGCAATCTGAAGGAAAAAGCATACAGTTTCATGAATTGCTCAATCCTGAACAATTGGAAGCTGTCACCTTTGGAGATGGTCCCTTATTGGTGATCGCCGGCGCAGGAAGTGGAAAGACACGCACCTTGACCCATCGGGTCGCCCATCTCGTTCAACGGGGCGTTGCCCCCAATACCATTCTCCTGCTCTCCTTCACACGCAAGGCTTCCCAGGAGATGCTCAGGCGCGCCTCAGAATTACTGGATCGACGTTGTCGTGAAGTCGCCGGAGGGACATTTCATTCTTTTTCCAACAGCATCTTGCGTCGATATTCGGCCAAAATCGGTTTTCCCCAAGGCTTTTCCATCATGGACCGGAGTGATGCGGAGGACCTCATCGGATTCATTCGCAAAGCGCTCGACACCACCGAACAGGGACGTCACTTGCCTAGAAAATCCACCCTGGCAACCCTGTTCAGCCGTGCCATAAATAAAAACACCACCCTGGAAGAAATTATTTATGAAGACTACCCACACTTTGGTTTCCAGATCGATCTGATCAACAAGATATGGATCGGTTATCAAAATCGAAAACGCGAATTGAGTCTTCTCGATTTTGATGACCTGCTTGTCTATTTTCATCGATTACTCTCTGAGAATCCGGATGTGCGTGATCGCCTGACGACTTCCTATACCCACATTCTGGTAGACGAATACCAGGACACCAATTTCATTCAAGCGGAAATCGTCTCTTTGCTTGCCGGCAAAAACGAAAACATCATGGTTGTCGGTGACGATGCGCAAAGCATCTATGCATTCCGGGGAGCCAATTACAAAAATATCATCGAATTTCCTAATAGATTTCCCGGGACCCGCCTGATCAAACTTGAAGAAAACTACCGGAGCCTGCAACCGATTCTCGACCTTGCCAACGCTGTCATCGAACCAGCAACAGAAAAGTATTCGAAGTGTCTGTTTACCCGCAGAGGTGGCGGCGATCTGCCGGTCCTGGTGGCATCAGCCAGTGAAAATGCCCAGTCCCGATATGTAACACAGGAAATTTTACGACTCCGCAACGAAGGAGTCGCTTTGGATCGCATCGCAGTGTTGTTCCGGGCAAGCTTCCAGGCGTTCGACCTGGAAGTGGAGCTAAACCGCGCGGCCATCTCCTATGTAAAGGTCGGCGGTTTTAAATTCACCGAATCGGCCCATATCAAGGATATTCTTGCACACCTCAGAATATTCGCCGCACCACAGGATCAATTGAGCTGGACCCGAGTCCTTTTGTTGGTAGAAAAAATCGGACCTGCCACTGCCCTGCGGATCTATACGGCCGTTCTCAAGGAGGGTGCCGGCCCCACCGGGTTGCTGAGTGCAAAGCTTAAAATGAAACCCAATGCCGGATTCGACCGTCTCAAACAACTGATTGCAGCCATGGATGCGACACCGCATCCAATTTCCCGCTGGGGGGAAATAGTGCTGGAATACTACAAACCTTATTTGGAAACCGCCTACGATGACCACCCCCGCCGACTGAGAGACCTGGAGCAACTCATTAGTATCATGGAGAGATACGACCGGCTGGATGATTTCCTGGATGATATGGCCCTGGATCCGCCCAACGACAGTGTTGCCAATGGTCTGGCCCCAACGGACTCGCATCGGAACCAGCTTGTGCTATCGACCATTCACTCGGCCAAAGGGCTGGAATGGCATACGGTTTTTATTATATGGGCCCTGGATGGGCGGTTCCCGTCCATCCAAGCCATCGACAACCCCGACACCCTGGAAGAGGAACGCCGCCTGATGTACGTCGCCATCACCAGGGCCCAGCAATCCTTGCACATCACCTATCCGGTTCAGATTTTCGATCGCGCGACGCAATCATTGCTATATGAACCGTCCCGTTTTTTGGAGGATGCACCGGAAGCACTACTCAAGCGCCGCTTTTTCACCCCCCACTAA
- a CDS encoding inorganic phosphate transporter produces the protein MLTEYSVLIIGYIFGFYMAWNIGANDVANSMASAVGAKAITIRQAVLIAAILNILGATLIGSHVTNTIRKGIVSTEVMSDPHLALIGALSALLAAALWVSFATWKSLPVSTTHSIVGSMIGFGIMAGGMKVINWMKLFAVVMSWIISPIFSLIIGYVLFKLIVRLILSQENAAAAAWRLSPVFIGSACFVVVLSFLFKTPLGQQLAIGTPMAILIAIAASVALGIAGRWGIRKLLAEKGDTVELIFRRIQIGTSCYVALAQGANDVANAIGPLAVIYFIVKTGSVGSTVPVPIFLLLFGGAGIACGIWMAGSRVMTTLGTKITTLTNTRGFSVDFAAATTVLLASKLGLPVSTTHAAVGGVLGVGLARGIEAVNFRIVFQIMIYWILTVPAAALTSMLLFWVLRAIY, from the coding sequence ATGCTTACTGAATACAGCGTTCTTATTATAGGATACATCTTCGGCTTTTACATGGCCTGGAACATAGGTGCCAACGATGTGGCCAATTCAATGGCCTCGGCCGTCGGCGCCAAGGCGATCACCATTCGACAGGCAGTTTTAATTGCCGCCATCCTGAATATCCTGGGCGCGACGCTGATCGGCTCCCATGTGACCAACACCATTCGAAAAGGCATCGTTTCCACCGAGGTGATGAGTGATCCGCACCTGGCCCTCATTGGGGCCCTGTCCGCGCTTCTTGCCGCCGCCCTGTGGGTTTCGTTCGCCACTTGGAAATCGTTGCCCGTTTCCACCACCCACTCCATCGTCGGCTCGATGATCGGTTTCGGCATCATGGCGGGCGGCATGAAGGTGATCAACTGGATGAAACTTTTCGCCGTCGTAATGAGTTGGATCATCTCACCTATTTTTAGTTTGATCATCGGTTACGTACTTTTTAAGCTTATCGTGCGTCTGATTCTATCCCAGGAGAACGCGGCCGCGGCCGCCTGGCGGCTCTCTCCCGTTTTCATCGGCAGCGCCTGTTTCGTGGTCGTCCTCTCGTTTCTGTTTAAAACTCCATTGGGCCAGCAATTGGCGATCGGAACCCCCATGGCGATATTGATTGCGATCGCCGCGTCAGTGGCGCTGGGCATCGCCGGGCGCTGGGGCATCAGAAAGCTCCTGGCTGAAAAGGGAGACACGGTCGAACTGATCTTTCGGAGGATCCAAATCGGCACCTCATGCTATGTGGCTCTGGCTCAAGGTGCCAACGATGTGGCCAATGCCATTGGTCCCTTGGCCGTGATCTATTTCATCGTCAAGACCGGTTCGGTGGGTTCGACGGTGCCGGTCCCGATTTTCCTTCTCCTTTTTGGCGGAGCCGGCATCGCCTGCGGCATTTGGATGGCCGGCTCCCGAGTCATGACCACCCTGGGCACCAAAATCACGACCTTGACGAACACCCGCGGTTTTTCCGTGGATTTTGCAGCCGCCACCACCGTATTGTTGGCTTCCAAGCTTGGGCTGCCGGTTTCGACCACCCATGCCGCTGTCGGGGGCGTATTGGGTGTCGGACTTGCCCGTGGAATTGAGGCCGTTAACTTCAGAATCGTTTTTCAAATTATGATTTACTGGATACTGACGGTGCCGGCCGCCGCTTTGACCAGCATGCTCTTGTTCTGGGTGCTTCGTGCCATATATTAG
- a CDS encoding TIGR00153 family protein encodes MRLPFFSMFLTSPFEGIQEHAEKIKECAWSFQQAIECYISIRCTRFEELRQEVCRMEREADGIKRRIRGHLPIGTLMPVSKFQLFRYLREQDGVLDALEDALDWISYRAEAGIPPEVEKDFLLLVDAVIDPIEELYKMVCEARKYFKTYNEDQRTVVKDIIRNLRQQEHDADKLEDAIKRNIFHKCTDAVTVYHTVRLAEIIGSIADHAENAGDMMRAMLAK; translated from the coding sequence ATGCGTTTGCCATTTTTCTCCATGTTTTTAACCTCACCATTTGAAGGCATTCAAGAGCATGCCGAAAAAATCAAGGAGTGCGCCTGGTCCTTTCAGCAGGCCATCGAATGCTATATCTCCATTCGCTGCACCCGCTTTGAAGAGTTGCGGCAGGAGGTTTGTCGAATGGAACGTGAGGCCGACGGTATCAAGCGACGCATCCGTGGGCACCTGCCCATAGGCACATTGATGCCGGTCAGCAAGTTCCAGCTGTTTCGCTACCTGCGTGAACAAGATGGCGTGCTCGACGCGTTGGAGGATGCCTTGGATTGGATATCCTATCGTGCGGAAGCGGGAATCCCGCCGGAAGTGGAAAAAGATTTTTTGCTGCTCGTGGATGCGGTCATCGATCCCATCGAGGAACTGTACAAAATGGTTTGTGAAGCCCGCAAATATTTTAAAACCTATAATGAAGATCAGCGAACCGTGGTCAAGGATATCATCCGCAATTTACGGCAGCAGGAGCATGATGCCGACAAACTCGAGGATGCCATTAAAAGGAACATCTTTCACAAATGCACCGATGCCGTCACGGTTTATCATACGGTGCGGCTCGCCGAGATCATCGGCTCCATTGCCGATCATGCCGAAAATGCGGGTGATATGATGCGGGCCATGCTTGCCAAATAG
- a CDS encoding zinc ribbon domain-containing protein, producing the protein MAKKGWTDQERKYASKKCPECYEYVPLDAKVCPYCKTRLGKVTEHGMAERLTNWKAYILCAVLWIILALYIKWAFF; encoded by the coding sequence ATGGCAAAGAAGGGCTGGACGGACCAAGAGAGGAAATATGCCAGCAAAAAGTGCCCCGAATGTTATGAGTATGTTCCGCTGGATGCCAAGGTGTGCCCCTATTGCAAGACACGCCTTGGAAAAGTGACCGAGCATGGGATGGCAGAACGCCTGACAAACTGGAAGGCCTACATCCTGTGTGCCGTGCTATGGATTATTCTGGCCCTTTATATCAAATGGGCATTCTTCTAA
- a CDS encoding SurA N-terminal domain-containing protein: MLSIMRKQAGNWMIKVVLFAIVVVFVFWGVGSFTTRQANTVAEVNDEAISYTAYRQHYDRLLEQYRRMYGGALDNGLLQNLNLKEQALNQLIDQVLMVQEAERLDLQIAEETLDQAIYAIPAFQNNGVFDEQRASYILAQNRVTTAEFRDGLRQDLLMDQLRELVANSAIVTEEEARQWYDWYNAEVNLNYVVFSPERYKDITVTRPEVETYFEEHKEQYKTDPQVKVVYLHFDPTAYKAEVKVTDEQIAQYYNEHPDEFKREKTVEARHILFKLDEDADEQTVADQQKRAEEVFKLAKAGEPFDQLARKHSEGPSREQDGYLGAFKRDEMVKPFADKAFAMQAGEISEPVRSRFGWHLIKVEKINEAKIESLVEATDRIREKIIDEQAGKIALQKAESMYDAVYDGDDLAAAAQQNQLPVFQTDFFGPEGPQEERINNGAEFAKVALGLQKMDISEIQDFGNGYYLIQVTEQKASEIPPLEQVFEQAKADAVALRQDEQARKDAEKCLTDLKAGADFASTAASFGLTVAETGFFKRNGVVPGIGYEPALSKSAFMLQADQPFPDEVFKAKGSWYMIQYKDRKAADADGFETEKSDLMRRLVEQKKQAAFQQWLSDLRANGRIEIKRDMIQ; encoded by the coding sequence ATGCTCAGTATTATGCGCAAGCAAGCAGGCAACTGGATGATCAAGGTGGTGCTGTTCGCCATCGTCGTTGTTTTTGTGTTTTGGGGCGTTGGTAGTTTTACCACCCGGCAAGCGAACACGGTTGCCGAGGTCAACGATGAGGCGATTTCCTATACGGCCTACCGGCAGCACTACGATCGGTTGCTCGAGCAGTATCGTCGTATGTATGGTGGGGCCTTGGACAATGGGTTGCTCCAAAACCTCAACCTCAAAGAGCAGGCTCTGAATCAGCTCATAGATCAGGTGTTGATGGTTCAGGAGGCGGAACGTTTGGATCTTCAAATTGCCGAAGAAACATTGGATCAGGCGATTTATGCTATTCCGGCTTTCCAGAACAACGGAGTTTTTGACGAACAGCGTGCGAGTTACATTCTGGCGCAGAATAGGGTTACGACCGCGGAGTTCCGTGACGGCTTGAGGCAGGATTTGCTAATGGACCAATTGCGAGAGCTGGTGGCCAACAGTGCGATTGTGACAGAGGAGGAAGCTCGCCAGTGGTATGATTGGTACAATGCCGAAGTGAATCTGAATTATGTGGTGTTCTCTCCTGAACGATATAAAGATATTACCGTGACCAGGCCAGAAGTCGAAACCTATTTTGAGGAACATAAGGAACAATACAAGACCGATCCCCAAGTCAAAGTCGTCTACCTCCATTTTGATCCGACGGCTTATAAGGCCGAAGTGAAGGTGACGGACGAGCAGATCGCGCAGTATTACAACGAACATCCTGACGAGTTCAAACGCGAAAAAACCGTCGAGGCACGTCATATTCTTTTTAAGCTCGATGAAGATGCCGATGAACAAACTGTCGCCGACCAACAGAAGAGGGCCGAGGAGGTTTTTAAGCTGGCCAAAGCGGGTGAGCCTTTTGACCAGCTGGCCCGAAAACATTCCGAGGGGCCTTCCCGTGAACAAGACGGTTATCTGGGAGCTTTCAAAAGAGATGAAATGGTCAAGCCCTTTGCGGATAAGGCCTTTGCAATGCAGGCCGGTGAGATCAGTGAACCGGTAAGGAGCCGTTTCGGATGGCATCTGATTAAAGTTGAAAAGATCAACGAGGCAAAGATTGAGAGTCTGGTGGAAGCGACCGATCGCATCCGGGAAAAAATCATTGACGAGCAGGCCGGTAAAATCGCTCTCCAGAAAGCAGAGTCGATGTATGATGCGGTCTATGATGGAGATGACCTGGCTGCAGCCGCCCAACAGAATCAACTGCCTGTTTTTCAGACCGACTTTTTCGGTCCGGAGGGTCCCCAAGAAGAGAGGATCAACAATGGCGCTGAATTTGCCAAGGTCGCCTTGGGATTGCAGAAGATGGACATCAGTGAAATTCAAGACTTTGGCAATGGATATTATCTGATCCAGGTGACGGAGCAAAAAGCGTCTGAAATTCCACCGCTCGAGCAGGTGTTCGAGCAGGCCAAGGCGGACGCCGTTGCACTTCGTCAGGACGAGCAGGCCAGGAAGGATGCCGAAAAGTGTCTGACCGATTTGAAGGCGGGGGCTGATTTCGCGAGCACGGCCGCTTCATTCGGGCTCACGGTCGCTGAAACAGGATTTTTCAAGAGAAACGGTGTCGTACCGGGTATCGGATATGAACCCGCATTGTCGAAGTCGGCATTTATGCTCCAAGCCGACCAGCCCTTTCCAGATGAAGTGTTCAAGGCAAAAGGATCGTGGTACATGATTCAATATAAGGACCGAAAAGCGGCAGATGCCGATGGCTTTGAAACGGAAAAAAGCGATCTGATGCGTCGTTTGGTCGAACAAAAAAAACAGGCTGCTTTTCAACAATGGCTGTCCGATTTAAGGGCGAACGGTCGTATTGAGATCAAGCGGGATATGATCCAGTAA
- the ispH gene encoding 4-hydroxy-3-methylbut-2-enyl diphosphate reductase yields the protein MKIIIAKTAGFCMGVRRAVELALDASTRQQQPIYTYGPLIHNPQVLELFSERGVTILKQIPEKGNGTVLVRAHGVPPETKQQLKRAGFNVIDATCPRVVKVQSIIKSHARKGYAAIIVGDQDHPEVISLQGFAGPLAHVVGSLDALQALPHFEQAIVVAQTTQNQSFYREVKAWVAAHRPHYTVFDTICDSTEKRQEEVRQLSLEVDAVIVVGGKNSGNTRRLAEIVGQTGKPVYHVETEAELDFNELSRFDTIGITAGASTPTWIIKRIVGAIDQMLLSQKGGWRYGVFQAQRLMVLTNAYVAIGAGCLGFAAARLQGLSATFSALLVAMLYVMSMHTLNHLTGRAEDRYNDPDRERFYTRHKRILTTVALGAGTLGLVSAYQMGVASFWTLLAMSLLGLSYNVRLFPTGILPRLKQRRIRDLPGSKTVLIALAWGVVTAGLPALASPGGQWGCGLLAVAWASGIVFGRTAFFDILDMQGDRIVGKETIPTLIGAGRSLKLVKTILAVITALLLVGSWGACFSSLAFYLIFCPALLWTIIAAYEREHLLSGLQLQFMVESLFVLTGILTFIYSHMS from the coding sequence ATGAAGATCATCATCGCCAAGACCGCCGGATTCTGCATGGGCGTGCGCCGGGCAGTGGAATTGGCCCTGGACGCCTCAACCCGCCAGCAGCAGCCGATTTATACCTATGGGCCGCTGATTCACAACCCTCAAGTTCTCGAATTGTTCTCCGAACGGGGTGTGACCATTCTTAAGCAGATTCCTGAAAAGGGAAACGGCACCGTTCTGGTTCGCGCTCACGGCGTTCCGCCCGAAACCAAACAACAGCTGAAGCGAGCCGGTTTCAATGTCATCGATGCGACCTGCCCGCGAGTGGTCAAAGTTCAATCGATTATCAAGAGCCATGCCCGAAAGGGGTATGCCGCGATTATCGTGGGCGACCAGGATCATCCCGAAGTGATCAGCCTGCAAGGATTCGCCGGACCCTTGGCACATGTCGTGGGGTCATTGGATGCGCTGCAGGCATTGCCTCATTTCGAGCAAGCCATCGTCGTCGCCCAGACCACCCAGAACCAGAGCTTCTACCGGGAAGTGAAGGCATGGGTCGCCGCGCACCGCCCGCACTATACAGTATTCGATACCATTTGCGACTCCACCGAGAAGCGCCAGGAAGAGGTGCGCCAGCTGTCACTTGAGGTGGACGCCGTCATCGTGGTGGGCGGCAAGAACAGTGGTAATACCCGGCGGTTGGCCGAAATTGTGGGGCAGACCGGCAAACCCGTCTACCATGTGGAGACCGAGGCGGAACTCGATTTTAATGAGTTGTCCCGATTCGATACCATCGGCATTACGGCGGGTGCATCCACACCGACCTGGATCATCAAACGCATCGTGGGCGCCATCGATCAGATGCTGTTGAGCCAGAAGGGGGGATGGCGTTACGGCGTTTTCCAGGCCCAGCGTCTGATGGTGTTGACAAATGCCTATGTCGCTATCGGTGCCGGTTGCCTCGGTTTTGCCGCCGCGCGACTCCAGGGACTGTCCGCCACGTTTTCAGCGCTGCTCGTGGCCATGCTCTATGTCATGTCGATGCATACCTTGAACCATCTTACAGGCAGGGCCGAGGATCGATACAATGATCCGGACAGGGAAAGATTCTACACCCGGCACAAGAGGATATTGACCACGGTGGCCCTGGGGGCCGGCACTTTAGGCCTGGTATCAGCCTATCAAATGGGTGTCGCCTCGTTCTGGACCCTGCTGGCCATGAGCTTGCTCGGTCTGTCATACAATGTGCGGTTGTTCCCAACCGGCATTTTGCCCAGACTGAAGCAAAGACGGATCAGGGACCTGCCCGGCTCCAAGACAGTTTTGATCGCCCTGGCTTGGGGGGTCGTCACCGCTGGACTTCCGGCCCTGGCCTCCCCGGGTGGCCAGTGGGGGTGCGGGCTGCTCGCCGTGGCCTGGGCTTCCGGGATCGTATTCGGACGCACGGCGTTTTTCGACATTCTGGATATGCAGGGCGATCGCATCGTGGGGAAAGAGACGATTCCCACGCTCATCGGCGCCGGCCGCTCGTTGAAGTTGGTCAAGACCATTCTGGCCGTGATTACGGCGCTGTTGCTGGTTGGCAGTTGGGGAGCATGCTTCTCCAGTTTAGCTTTTTACTTGATTTTTTGCCCGGCACTGTTGTGGACGATCATAGCGGCCTATGAACGTGAACACCTTTTATCCGGTTTGCAGCTGCAGTTCATGGTCGAGAGTCTTTTCGTGCTGACCGGTATCCTCACCTTTATATATAGCCACATGAGCTGA
- a CDS encoding CooT family nickel-binding protein, which yields MCEANAYLREGESEQLIMESVDKVEPEEEGLRLVNIFGEQKFIKAKIEALSLVDHRIVLRS from the coding sequence ATGTGTGAAGCCAATGCCTACTTGCGTGAAGGAGAATCCGAGCAGTTGATTATGGAGTCCGTAGACAAGGTCGAGCCTGAAGAAGAGGGCTTGCGACTCGTCAATATTTTCGGTGAACAGAAATTTATCAAAGCCAAGATTGAGGCCTTGTCCCTTGTCGATCATCGTATCGTTCTCAGGTCGTGA
- a CDS encoding DUF3842 family protein yields MSGSVKRKRICVVDGQGGGIGSVIIKRLKEVYGESVEIIALGTNAIATAQMLKAKANRGASGENAIVQTVSTADIIIGAMGIILANAMMGEVTPKMAAAIASSPSPKLILPLSQENITVVGASAMPLPHLVDELVDQHLKRHILLNE; encoded by the coding sequence TTGAGCGGAAGTGTTAAACGAAAAAGAATTTGTGTCGTCGACGGCCAGGGGGGCGGGATCGGAAGTGTTATCATTAAGCGGCTCAAGGAGGTTTACGGCGAATCGGTGGAGATCATTGCCTTGGGGACCAATGCCATCGCCACCGCCCAAATGTTGAAGGCCAAGGCCAACCGGGGGGCTTCCGGCGAAAATGCCATCGTACAAACGGTCAGCACGGCGGATATCATCATCGGTGCCATGGGAATCATCCTGGCTAACGCCATGATGGGTGAGGTGACACCCAAAATGGCTGCAGCCATCGCCTCCTCTCCTTCTCCAAAATTAATTCTACCCCTGTCCCAGGAGAACATCACCGTCGTCGGAGCATCAGCCATGCCATTGCCGCACCTGGTGGATGAGCTGGTTGACCAACACCTGAAACGTCATATTCTATTGAACGAATAG
- a CDS encoding NYN domain-containing protein — translation MHIVIDGYNLIRQSQRLKRIDRYDLQAGREALVEAVAAYRKLKPFPVTIVFDGGDAEPGMPRRDQAKGIRLRFSKAGELADEVIKRILGREKANALVVSSDREIIDFAVANGAATIGSAEFDERLEMAQYMDSKGAEETASASGWQATTKKTGPSRRLPKRKRKMNKVLSKL, via the coding sequence ATGCACATCGTCATCGACGGATATAATTTGATACGCCAATCCCAGCGGCTGAAGCGCATCGACCGTTATGATCTGCAGGCTGGCCGTGAGGCGCTGGTGGAAGCCGTGGCCGCTTACCGGAAGCTGAAGCCGTTTCCTGTGACCATCGTGTTCGACGGCGGCGATGCCGAGCCGGGGATGCCCCGGCGCGATCAGGCCAAGGGAATCCGGTTGCGGTTTTCGAAAGCCGGTGAGTTGGCCGACGAGGTGATCAAACGGATCCTCGGCCGCGAGAAGGCCAACGCTCTGGTGGTCAGCTCAGACCGGGAGATCATCGATTTCGCCGTTGCCAATGGCGCTGCGACGATCGGTTCCGCCGAATTTGACGAACGCCTGGAAATGGCACAATATATGGATTCGAAAGGGGCGGAGGAGACGGCTTCCGCATCGGGATGGCAGGCCACAACCAAAAAAACTGGGCCATCCCGACGCCTGCCCAAGCGAAAGCGCAAAATGAACAAAGTGCTGTCCAAACTTTAG
- a CDS encoding ParB/RepB/Spo0J family partition protein, with amino-acid sequence MALGRGLDALIPGGESVYDMQTSADKQGYLECDIDMLQPNRFQPRSHFAEEELAQLSASIREQGVLQPLLVRPIDMGYELVAGERRLRAAKMAGLKKVPVVVKRVSDAEMLEMSIVENIQRENLNPMEEADAYHRLIEEFGLTQEQAAQKVGKSRSAVANFLRLRQLPEPIKISITEGQLSMGHARALLGADTPTQQNAAWRAILRKGLSVRQTEELVKRLRDATETIERKKNTSEDRHLNTVAESLARRFGTKVQIKRRGKKGRLEIEFYSTEDLNRLLELLNAL; translated from the coding sequence ATGGCACTAGGAAGAGGCCTGGATGCACTGATTCCCGGTGGGGAGTCGGTTTACGACATGCAAACCAGTGCAGACAAGCAGGGATACCTGGAATGCGACATCGACATGCTCCAACCCAATCGTTTCCAGCCGCGGTCCCATTTTGCCGAAGAAGAACTGGCACAGTTGAGTGCTTCGATTCGTGAGCAGGGTGTTCTGCAACCATTGCTGGTTCGTCCGATCGACATGGGGTACGAGCTGGTTGCCGGTGAACGGCGGCTTCGGGCAGCCAAAATGGCCGGGCTGAAGAAGGTCCCGGTGGTGGTCAAGCGCGTCTCGGATGCGGAAATGCTCGAGATGTCGATCGTTGAAAACATCCAGCGCGAAAACCTCAATCCCATGGAAGAGGCCGACGCCTATCATCGACTGATCGAAGAATTCGGCCTCACCCAGGAGCAGGCGGCCCAGAAGGTGGGAAAGAGTCGCTCGGCGGTGGCCAATTTTCTCCGCTTGCGCCAGCTGCCGGAGCCCATCAAAATCAGCATTACCGAAGGTCAGCTGAGCATGGGCCACGCGCGGGCGCTTTTGGGTGCGGATACACCGACCCAGCAGAATGCGGCTTGGCGGGCGATTTTGCGCAAAGGACTCTCGGTGAGACAGACCGAGGAGTTGGTCAAGCGGCTTCGCGATGCCACCGAGACGATCGAGCGAAAAAAGAACACTTCAGAAGATCGCCACCTGAACACGGTCGCCGAATCCCTGGCACGACGATTTGGCACCAAGGTTCAAATCAAGCGTCGGGGGAAAAAGGGCCGGTTGGAAATCGAGTTCTACAGCACCGAAGATTTGAACCGCCTCCTGGAGCTGTTGAACGCCCTTTGA
- a CDS encoding ParA family protein — protein sequence MGQIICIANQKGGVGKTTTAVNLSAAMAIFEKRTLLVDCDPQANATTGIGLDKNCIRQTLYHGMIGEANARELIVDSQIDALKVLPSRVELIGFDVEMMDEPDREKALKRLLDPVRSDFDYIIVDCPPSLSLLTVNAMTAADALLIPLQCEFYALEGLSQLIQTFQRIRQSLNPHLKISGILLTMFDKRTNLSHQVADDAESHFKELVYKTIIPRNVRLGESPSFGKPILLYDAASVGSQSYFALAREIMTRDLVN from the coding sequence ATGGGACAGATCATCTGCATAGCCAACCAAAAGGGGGGCGTGGGCAAAACCACTACAGCGGTCAATCTCTCCGCGGCAATGGCCATATTCGAGAAACGGACGCTACTGGTCGATTGCGATCCACAAGCCAATGCGACCACGGGTATCGGTCTGGACAAGAACTGCATCCGTCAAACACTTTATCACGGCATGATCGGAGAGGCCAACGCCCGCGAGCTGATTGTCGATTCGCAAATCGATGCCCTCAAGGTGCTGCCTTCGCGGGTCGAACTCATCGGATTCGATGTGGAGATGATGGACGAACCCGACCGTGAGAAGGCACTCAAGCGCCTGCTGGATCCGGTTCGGTCTGATTTCGATTATATTATTGTGGATTGTCCGCCATCGTTGAGTCTGCTCACGGTCAATGCCATGACAGCCGCCGATGCCCTGCTGATACCGTTGCAGTGCGAGTTTTATGCGTTGGAGGGGTTGAGCCAACTCATTCAGACCTTCCAGAGGATTCGACAGAGCCTGAACCCTCACCTTAAAATTTCAGGCATCTTACTGACCATGTTCGACAAACGCACCAATTTGTCGCATCAGGTGGCCGATGATGCGGAGTCTCATTTTAAGGAACTGGTATATAAAACCATTATTCCGCGCAATGTCCGCTTGGGGGAATCGCCCAGTTTCGGCAAACCTATTTTGCTCTATGATGCGGCTTCGGTCGGATCACAGAGCTATTTTGCACTGGCCCGGGAGATCATGACCAGGGATCTGGTCAACTGA